The Teredinibacter sp. KSP-S5-2 genome includes a window with the following:
- a CDS encoding cellulose-binding domain-containing protein, with amino-acid sequence MSKIQLMYTLLLGLVTVQSVQAENTTFTSSHFSGSGNCASCHDNLTDTSGEDVSIVRDWGASMMANSAKDPFWRAKVATELERNANLAPVINDKCSKCHAPMANYEITKIQGGEITLLGANGVLDKNHSMHDAAMNGVSCTLCHQVTDNASLGTLEGFSGNYTINDTKTIYGQFADIVPQPMINNTGYTPTYSAHTSSSELCATCHNLKTPYVDADGNLMTTTADSEFPEQMPYTEWENSNFADTGSTPASCQSCHMPKTTSKVSNRPGWLAAKEGFAKHHLVGANTVMLTMLRDNATSLDVISQGMDTSITRARAMLQSAVSTEIVSASVTGGVLEAQVKLTNLSGHKAPTSYPSRRMWLHFTVTDSNGSIVFESGAMNSDGSIVGADNDADQSAIEPHYDLISAANQVQIYETIMGDSDGRPTYTLLRAAQYLKDNRLTPQGFDKAQVPKDVAVFGAANSDGNFNLGVDEVTYRIPVTAPGNLTVSVELNYQPLAHGFIKDLYRNERLPEVSNFKSMYDAQALKHELISRAETTVTNNGGGASSSSSSSSSSSSSSSSSSSSSSSSTSSSSSSGGISCPIYVDGATYNNGDVVTNGGQNYVCKQAGWCSSGGAYAPGTGWAWTYAWDLAAADACATSSSSSSSSSSSSSSSSSSSSSSSSSSSSSSSSSSSSSSSGGTGDCAAQGIDTTTVNAYPNWTQSDWAGNPSHATGGDLMSDNGAVYRANWWTQSVPGSDGSWTFVCTI; translated from the coding sequence ATGTCAAAAATACAATTGATGTACACGTTATTACTTGGGTTAGTAACTGTACAAAGTGTTCAGGCAGAGAACACGACTTTCACCAGTTCTCACTTCTCCGGCTCGGGCAATTGTGCTTCGTGTCACGACAATCTCACGGATACCAGTGGTGAGGATGTCTCCATCGTGCGAGATTGGGGCGCATCGATGATGGCGAATTCTGCTAAAGACCCGTTCTGGCGGGCGAAGGTTGCTACTGAGCTTGAGCGCAACGCAAATCTTGCCCCGGTGATCAACGACAAATGCTCCAAGTGTCACGCTCCTATGGCTAATTACGAGATTACCAAGATTCAGGGCGGTGAGATAACTCTGCTTGGGGCCAACGGTGTTCTGGATAAAAACCATTCGATGCACGATGCAGCTATGAATGGGGTAAGCTGCACCCTCTGTCACCAAGTGACCGACAATGCCTCTCTGGGTACCTTGGAAGGTTTCTCTGGCAACTACACCATCAACGATACTAAGACCATCTACGGCCAGTTCGCCGATATTGTTCCCCAGCCGATGATCAATAATACGGGTTACACCCCGACTTACAGCGCGCATACATCCAGTTCCGAGCTTTGCGCAACTTGTCACAATCTCAAAACCCCCTATGTGGACGCTGATGGTAACCTGATGACCACCACTGCCGATAGCGAGTTCCCTGAGCAGATGCCCTATACCGAATGGGAGAACTCAAACTTCGCTGATACGGGCAGCACACCAGCCAGTTGTCAGAGCTGTCATATGCCTAAGACGACGTCAAAGGTCTCTAACCGCCCTGGCTGGCTGGCAGCCAAAGAGGGATTCGCCAAACACCATTTGGTCGGTGCCAACACCGTAATGCTCACCATGTTGCGTGACAACGCCACGAGTCTGGATGTGATCAGTCAAGGGATGGATACCAGCATTACTCGTGCACGGGCTATGTTGCAAAGTGCGGTGAGTACCGAAATCGTATCCGCTAGTGTGACGGGTGGGGTATTGGAAGCTCAGGTCAAACTGACAAACCTCTCAGGCCACAAAGCGCCTACATCCTACCCTTCTCGCCGCATGTGGTTGCACTTCACCGTGACCGATAGCAATGGCAGCATAGTGTTTGAGTCTGGCGCGATGAACTCCGATGGTTCAATCGTAGGCGCAGACAATGATGCTGACCAGTCGGCGATAGAGCCCCACTACGATCTGATCAGCGCTGCCAATCAAGTGCAGATCTATGAGACCATCATGGGTGATTCGGATGGTAGGCCCACCTACACTCTGTTGCGTGCAGCTCAATACCTGAAGGACAACCGATTGACGCCACAGGGTTTCGATAAAGCCCAGGTACCAAAGGATGTCGCCGTGTTTGGTGCCGCCAATAGTGACGGAAACTTCAATCTAGGGGTTGACGAAGTCACCTATCGCATCCCGGTCACAGCTCCTGGAAACTTGACCGTAAGTGTCGAACTCAACTATCAGCCTCTGGCTCATGGCTTCATCAAAGACCTCTATCGCAATGAGCGTCTGCCAGAAGTCTCGAACTTCAAGAGCATGTACGATGCCCAGGCGCTCAAGCACGAGTTGATCAGCAGGGCTGAAACCACCGTGACGAACAATGGTGGGGGGGCAAGCAGTTCGTCCAGCAGCTCCAGTTCATCATCCAGCTCAAGCAGTTCTTCCAGCTCTAGTAGCAGCTCAAGCACTTCCAGCAGTTCTTCTTCTGGCGGCATCAGCTGTCCAATATATGTTGATGGTGCAACCTACAACAACGGTGACGTTGTCACTAATGGTGGCCAAAACTACGTATGTAAGCAAGCAGGCTGGTGTTCTTCTGGTGGCGCATACGCACCAGGAACAGGTTGGGCGTGGACTTACGCATGGGATCTTGCCGCGGCAGATGCTTGTGCAACATCTTCCTCCAGCTCATCATCAAGCTCTTCTTCCAGCAGCTCTAGCTCAAGCAGCAGTTCTTCATCGTCAAGTTCTTCATCCAGCAGCAGTTCCAGTTCGAGCAGCAGCTCTTCTTCTGGTGGAACGGGTGACTGTGCCGCGCAAGGTATTGATACAACAACTGTAAATGCCTACCCGAATTGGACTCAAAGTGACTGGGCAGGTAATCCAAGCCACGCAACTGGTGGCGACCTGATGTCTGATAATGGCGCGGTTTACCGAGCTAACTGGTGGACACAATCTGTTCCAGGTAGCGATGGTTCATGGACGTTTGTTTGTACTATCTAA
- a CDS encoding PKD domain-containing protein, producing MKKIILPIMMLACVGSAHGSSVASSVNTESQVLARQATVSAEWQATQQVLSLENPVVEIVEPGSAYIKVHFASLQLPDGMAVELTGASNTGMVAGSHETYHYGPGLNTGKTMDSNRDDNGVTRFSALSMSSDTLRLRLIGKPKLPGMEPLVVIDGFMRGYSEEEVEFLNQDRAICGQKDYSFVGCYKTSHPTEYAHAQPIARFNTHNGENCTAWKVGPGNTFMTNNHCVRNQTQADASEVVFDYEYEDCAGTQKKTPIKLAVGNILKTDDWLDYTLFEVNNYQQMAHLGYLGLDVRQPVKGERIYFPHHPLGQYKMFSIYSDSDASGYCEILLPTVDGTGPDSDTGYYCDTEGGTSGSPVFAASSHKVVALHHWGGCYFDQNQGAKIERIWPGIQGFFNGIPDDGVSGGGSNKSPIAEFSAQCTNLSCRFDASASYDPDGSISAYNWNFGNGASASGKTVDYSYLAAGSYTISLNVIDNQGAAGRKNLTLEVTDGSSSSSSSSSSSSSSSSSSSSSSSSSSSSSSSSGGQGNCTGVASWQSGKTYTSGQQAVQANTLYEANWWTTSEPANNSGPWQAWNNLGACGSSSSSSSSSSSSSSSSSSSSSSSSSSSSTSSSSSSSSSSSSSSSSSSSGGGCSSPQYQDGANYGSGDVVQNNGSEYRCSVGGWCSTGGPYAPGTGWAWQQAWQLVGACN from the coding sequence GTGAAGAAAATAATCCTACCTATCATGATGCTTGCATGTGTCGGTTCGGCACATGGGAGCAGTGTAGCCTCATCAGTAAATACCGAATCTCAGGTACTCGCCAGGCAAGCAACAGTATCCGCAGAGTGGCAGGCGACACAACAGGTGTTGTCCCTGGAAAATCCGGTGGTGGAAATTGTTGAACCGGGCTCTGCTTATATCAAAGTCCACTTCGCATCATTACAACTGCCTGATGGTATGGCGGTAGAGCTAACCGGTGCTTCCAATACCGGCATGGTGGCAGGTAGCCACGAAACCTATCACTATGGGCCGGGCTTAAACACCGGCAAAACAATGGATAGTAACCGGGATGATAACGGTGTAACGCGTTTTTCCGCGCTCTCTATGAGCAGTGATACATTGCGCCTTCGCCTAATCGGTAAGCCCAAGCTGCCTGGTATGGAGCCGTTAGTTGTTATTGATGGGTTTATGCGAGGCTACAGCGAAGAGGAAGTGGAGTTTCTGAATCAGGACCGTGCTATATGCGGGCAAAAGGATTATTCCTTTGTTGGCTGTTATAAAACTTCCCATCCAACCGAGTATGCCCATGCGCAACCTATTGCGCGGTTTAATACGCATAACGGCGAAAACTGTACCGCCTGGAAAGTGGGGCCGGGAAACACCTTTATGACCAATAACCACTGCGTACGTAATCAAACCCAAGCAGATGCGTCTGAAGTGGTGTTTGATTATGAATATGAAGACTGTGCCGGTACGCAGAAAAAAACGCCGATTAAGCTGGCGGTGGGCAACATTCTCAAAACTGACGACTGGTTAGATTACACCTTATTTGAAGTGAATAATTACCAGCAAATGGCGCATTTGGGATACTTGGGTTTGGATGTGCGTCAACCCGTTAAAGGCGAACGAATTTACTTCCCCCACCACCCTCTTGGCCAATACAAAATGTTTTCCATTTATTCGGACAGTGATGCTTCTGGCTACTGTGAAATTTTGTTGCCGACGGTCGATGGCACCGGACCTGATAGCGATACCGGATATTATTGCGATACCGAAGGCGGAACATCCGGCTCGCCGGTCTTTGCGGCGTCAAGCCATAAAGTTGTGGCCTTGCATCACTGGGGCGGTTGTTACTTTGATCAAAATCAGGGGGCAAAAATAGAACGCATATGGCCTGGCATTCAGGGGTTCTTTAATGGCATTCCAGATGATGGTGTCAGTGGCGGTGGATCGAATAAATCTCCGATTGCAGAGTTTTCTGCGCAGTGCACAAACTTAAGCTGTCGGTTTGACGCCTCAGCTTCCTATGATCCCGATGGAAGCATCTCAGCATACAACTGGAACTTTGGTAATGGTGCAAGTGCATCGGGTAAAACCGTGGACTATAGCTACCTTGCGGCAGGTTCGTACACCATTAGCTTAAATGTCATTGATAACCAGGGCGCAGCGGGAAGAAAAAATCTCACACTCGAAGTGACCGATGGTTCAAGTTCTTCGTCCAGTTCTTCCAGTAGCTCGTCTTCCAGTTCCAGTTCGAGCAGCAGTTCATCCAGCTCTTCAAGTAGTTCGTCGAGTTCATCCGGTGGACAAGGGAACTGCACTGGGGTTGCATCATGGCAATCTGGAAAAACCTATACCTCCGGGCAGCAAGCCGTGCAGGCCAACACCTTGTACGAAGCTAACTGGTGGACCACATCGGAACCGGCAAATAACTCTGGTCCCTGGCAGGCGTGGAATAATTTAGGTGCGTGTGGCAGCAGTTCGTCCAGCTCCTCTAGCTCCAGCAGTTCTTCGTCATCCAGTTCAAGTAGCAGCTCAAGCTCGTCCAGTAGCAGCTCGACGTCATCCAGTTCTTCAAGCAGTTCGTCCAGTAGTTCTTCTTCAAGCTCATCAAGTTCGGGCGGTGGATGCAGCTCTCCGCAGTATCAGGACGGTGCGAATTATGGTTCGGGTGATGTGGTGCAGAATAACGGGAGTGAATACCGCTGCAGTGTAGGCGGTTGGTGTTCTACTGGTGGCCCTTATGCGCCCGGTACCGGTTGGGCATGGCAGCAGGCATGGCAACTTGTGGGCGCGTGTAACTAA
- a CDS encoding 5'-nucleotidase C-terminal domain-containing protein codes for MRFTSPYLVLPLMTVLLCSCGGDDNNNTTHTEEPTAKPISLTILHTNDHHSYLEGQSYQLKLDYDAQVAGAESVRVDLGGFSRIASAIQEYRNDNTLVLNSGELNGTLYFSLFKGEPDFKVFNYLGLDAYEIGNHEFDEGDARLAELIDMAEFPIIAGNIHPTEASPLYGKDIKPYIIKEIDGEKVAVIGVLKVEKTRESSLVSDDVNFSDEIESVKEHIADVKQQGINKIIVLSHLGYDFDQQLASKVNDIDAIIGGDTHNVLDSTGEISDMGVHVDGAYPTLVANPEGRTVYIAQAWEYAKGLGRLNIEFDAEGYATQVKGNLELLVGNNYQVLDAESKWIDASTSQTQAIDNTIETLKTIRTIETDAQVENIIAPYKQQMEAFKLSELGTVSSTMPFTRIPTPFVNGAEPSGSYAAQVVADAFLQYLPKADVAIQNAGGVRAEFPQGPFTVADAYVILPFSNTVITLDLTGAEIVQVLNEALDYAQGISGSTGAFPYSSHLRYDVALNAPEGTGISNVEVKDKTTGEWQAIDLQATYTVATNSFTGLGKDGYLTFGVVREERPEAYEESDVAYVVPLLEYFRETLPAQELPALNWDEYCIKSVTDLAN; via the coding sequence ATGCGATTTACCTCACCCTATCTGGTTTTGCCTCTTATGACTGTATTGCTCTGCAGCTGCGGCGGAGACGATAACAACAATACAACACACACTGAAGAGCCGACGGCCAAGCCCATCAGCCTGACAATTTTGCATACAAACGACCACCATTCTTATCTGGAAGGTCAAAGCTACCAATTAAAATTGGATTACGATGCACAAGTTGCCGGAGCGGAATCCGTTCGCGTTGATCTGGGTGGATTCTCTCGTATTGCCAGCGCAATTCAAGAGTATCGCAACGACAATACATTGGTATTGAATAGTGGCGAACTTAACGGCACCTTATATTTCAGTTTGTTTAAGGGCGAACCGGATTTCAAAGTGTTTAATTACTTAGGGTTAGACGCGTACGAAATCGGCAATCATGAATTTGATGAAGGTGACGCACGTCTGGCGGAATTAATTGATATGGCCGAATTTCCGATTATTGCCGGCAATATTCATCCAACTGAAGCCAGCCCGTTATATGGTAAGGACATTAAGCCGTATATTATTAAAGAAATTGATGGCGAAAAAGTTGCAGTCATTGGTGTGCTCAAAGTCGAAAAAACTCGCGAATCCTCTCTGGTATCCGATGATGTGAATTTCTCCGATGAGATCGAATCAGTGAAGGAACATATTGCGGACGTTAAACAACAAGGTATTAATAAAATAATTGTATTGAGTCACCTTGGTTATGATTTCGACCAACAACTTGCCAGCAAGGTAAACGATATCGATGCGATTATCGGTGGTGACACACACAATGTGTTGGATTCCACGGGCGAAATCAGCGATATGGGCGTGCACGTCGATGGTGCTTACCCAACATTGGTCGCCAACCCGGAAGGACGCACTGTGTATATCGCCCAAGCCTGGGAATACGCCAAAGGTTTAGGTCGCTTAAATATCGAATTTGATGCGGAAGGTTACGCAACGCAGGTGAAAGGTAACCTTGAATTGCTGGTTGGTAATAATTACCAAGTGTTGGATGCCGAAAGTAAATGGATTGATGCATCCACCTCACAAACCCAGGCAATCGATAATACGATTGAAACATTAAAAACCATTCGCACCATTGAAACAGATGCACAGGTGGAAAATATTATCGCGCCTTACAAGCAACAGATGGAGGCGTTTAAACTTTCCGAGCTGGGAACGGTTTCCAGCACTATGCCGTTTACACGCATTCCCACACCGTTTGTCAACGGAGCTGAACCCAGCGGTAGCTACGCAGCGCAAGTGGTAGCCGATGCATTTTTACAGTACTTACCCAAAGCAGATGTCGCTATTCAAAACGCTGGCGGTGTTCGAGCGGAATTTCCACAGGGGCCATTTACGGTTGCAGACGCCTATGTGATTCTGCCGTTTTCCAATACGGTCATTACACTGGACTTAACCGGTGCAGAAATCGTTCAAGTGCTTAATGAAGCCCTGGATTATGCACAAGGTATTTCCGGCTCAACCGGCGCTTTCCCTTATTCATCACATTTACGTTATGACGTAGCACTTAATGCCCCAGAGGGAACGGGTATCAGCAATGTGGAAGTGAAAGACAAAACCACAGGCGAATGGCAAGCGATCGATTTACAAGCAACCTATACCGTTGCCACTAATTCCTTTACTGGTTTGGGTAAAGACGGTTACTTAACCTTTGGCGTTGTACGTGAAGAAAGGCCGGAGGCTTATGAAGAATCCGATGTTGCGTATGTTGTACCACTTCTTGAATACTTCCGCGAAACATTACCGGCACAAGAACTCCCAGCATTAAATTGGGATGAATACTGCATTAAGTCGGTGACTGACTTGGCGAATTAA
- a CDS encoding MipA/OmpV family protein: MKLPFYPTMASAVICVGLCSSNVYSEKLKNDHLRIATVSKNAEEIEFASFQLGLQILSAPEYSGADENETVVIPSIQAFLALSENVAVFMEDAVFGINLALGEKFNIGTLASYRFGRDSSDSDVLKGMADIDGATELGAYISYQLVDGLSVDLASLYDVSDVHKGSTSDITINLIYPFQDSGLTLGGSVGASYGSKEFNTTYYGVKANEVTSNRAETSIDKGIYAYNGTLTLTYQFTPHLQLEGAVYVIELVDDVADSPIVEETTQVIPAMRLSYKF; the protein is encoded by the coding sequence ATGAAGTTACCCTTTTATCCCACTATGGCCTCGGCTGTTATATGCGTGGGCTTGTGTTCGTCAAATGTATACTCAGAAAAACTGAAAAATGATCATTTACGGATCGCTACGGTGAGTAAAAATGCAGAGGAAATTGAATTCGCCAGTTTTCAGTTGGGTCTGCAGATACTGTCCGCACCGGAATACAGCGGTGCAGATGAAAATGAAACTGTCGTCATACCGAGTATACAGGCCTTTCTGGCTTTGAGCGAAAACGTCGCCGTATTTATGGAGGATGCAGTATTTGGAATTAATCTTGCGCTAGGTGAAAAATTTAATATCGGCACACTAGCTAGTTACCGTTTCGGTCGGGATTCTTCGGATAGTGATGTGCTGAAAGGTATGGCCGATATTGATGGCGCTACTGAATTGGGAGCGTATATATCCTACCAGTTGGTTGATGGTTTGAGTGTGGACTTGGCGAGTTTGTATGATGTATCCGATGTGCACAAAGGTTCAACGTCGGATATCACAATTAACTTGATCTACCCCTTTCAGGATTCTGGCCTAACGCTGGGTGGTTCCGTGGGCGCAAGTTATGGCAGTAAAGAATTTAATACGACGTACTATGGTGTTAAAGCAAATGAAGTTACATCAAACCGTGCTGAAACAAGTATCGATAAAGGCATATATGCATATAACGGTACATTGACATTAACTTATCAATTCACACCTCATCTCCAGCTTGAAGGAGCAGTGTATGTCATTGAGCTTGTTGATGATGTCGCGGATAGCCCAATTGTTGAAGAAACAACACAAGTTATCCCCGCTATGCGATTAAGTTACAAATTTTAG
- a CDS encoding efflux RND transporter permease subunit gives MEYLTRWFIHNPVAANLTMALIIIAGIFTAYSIRIEGFPKLPADTIVIDTSFPEAYAVQVDEHITQKIENALEGLQGVKEIRSISMDGLSSVSVRKDDGYDLQRLLDDLRVRMDSIGTLPREAEKPVIYRNEFDFPALYIQLWGETDATTLQRLSRSLREKLLALPEVSRLNLWGLYNPEIRIEITPETLQKYNISIQDLVEKIQASSLLFQAGTLKTRDGNILLRADSQAYFLRDFENIAILTDKDGAKIRLKDIATVVDDYEEDDIIVRFNGESSVGMEVLIGRKENLLEIASAVKASTAEFEQQLPEGVQLSVWGDSSDYISERLGLLQSNAIQGLFLVLIILALFLKVRLAFWVAMGIPISIAGAFTVMGTSWVDYSLNDVTTFGLIIALGILVDDAVVVGESIYQQRKIHTDGLIAAEKGVHRVAAATVFGVLTTVAAFLPMMFIDNALGKVMANFAGVVIFTLLFSLFESKFILPAHLAYMEEREDNAKNVLLKYWRMLQASTQNFLDKFIHRIYQPLLTVCLKHKYAVCILFISIATLGMGLMVKGKIKTVFFPDIPGQIIVVNLEMDSRAPYRLILDHAEKLESMAEEVNQYFQSNAVHKPIKHLLMVVNGPQSIQAYAELTPSIERKKLSITTLDVLNNWKERVGDLEGATELSFSGTEETAGGFELRLLTKHPEILDQASKKIVQSLEEMSGISSIRDSLKAGRPEVRLQLKPEAKHLGFTEESLAMQIGYRYGGAEAQRIQRETNEIRVIVKNAKEARNTLEDILNAKVKNDRQQWIPLSSVASFESYYSTDHVGRHNGKQVSRIQAYVDKSIVAPVDIKQSLEQTVIPELKQLYPDLEIKFGGELEQEGELQSGLVRAFVFTCILIYALLAIPLKSYWQPIIIVSVVPFGFVGAAIGHLIMGLPFSLLSFFGMLALMGIVVNDSLVLITRFNQEKAEGHELHAAIINTGVGRFKAIFLTTITTIAGLIPLMSETSEQAQYLIPAAVSLAFGELFATGITLILIPLLIAISEELGAVVLGQFNKNRGITSNN, from the coding sequence ATGGAATACCTTACTCGTTGGTTTATTCACAATCCTGTTGCCGCCAATTTAACAATGGCGTTAATTATTATCGCAGGGATTTTTACCGCTTACTCAATCCGAATAGAAGGTTTCCCAAAACTTCCAGCCGACACTATCGTTATTGACACGTCTTTTCCTGAGGCTTATGCCGTACAGGTAGACGAACATATTACGCAAAAAATCGAAAACGCCCTCGAAGGGCTTCAAGGGGTTAAGGAAATCCGTTCTATCTCAATGGATGGGTTGTCATCAGTATCCGTCCGCAAAGATGACGGATACGACTTACAAAGATTGTTGGACGATTTGCGGGTACGAATGGACAGTATTGGCACGCTACCGAGAGAAGCAGAAAAGCCCGTTATTTATCGTAATGAATTTGATTTTCCTGCGTTATACATTCAATTGTGGGGGGAAACAGATGCAACCACGTTACAGCGATTATCCAGAAGTCTAAGGGAAAAACTGTTAGCACTCCCCGAGGTATCAAGGCTCAATCTTTGGGGGTTGTACAACCCTGAAATAAGAATTGAAATCACGCCCGAAACGCTACAGAAATACAATATATCAATCCAGGACCTTGTAGAAAAAATTCAAGCCTCTTCCCTGTTGTTTCAAGCGGGCACCTTAAAAACACGGGACGGAAATATTTTGCTACGTGCCGACAGTCAGGCGTACTTTTTAAGAGATTTCGAAAACATTGCCATTTTAACTGACAAAGATGGAGCAAAAATTCGTTTAAAGGATATTGCAACGGTAGTGGATGACTATGAGGAAGATGACATCATTGTTCGCTTTAATGGCGAGTCATCCGTCGGAATGGAAGTATTGATTGGCCGAAAAGAAAATCTTTTGGAAATTGCAAGCGCGGTAAAAGCATCGACGGCGGAATTTGAGCAACAGCTTCCTGAAGGTGTGCAATTAAGCGTCTGGGGGGATTCCAGCGATTATATCTCCGAACGACTTGGTTTATTGCAAAGTAATGCTATTCAAGGCTTGTTTCTGGTACTGATTATTCTTGCGTTATTTCTCAAGGTGAGGTTGGCATTTTGGGTTGCTATGGGTATCCCAATCTCCATTGCCGGTGCGTTTACTGTCATGGGCACAAGTTGGGTAGATTACTCGCTAAATGATGTGACAACCTTCGGCCTTATTATTGCACTGGGCATTTTAGTGGACGATGCTGTGGTTGTTGGCGAAAGCATCTATCAGCAAAGAAAGATTCATACGGATGGTTTAATCGCCGCAGAAAAAGGGGTTCACCGTGTGGCGGCAGCAACTGTTTTCGGTGTCCTTACCACAGTTGCCGCCTTCTTACCGATGATGTTCATTGATAACGCCTTGGGTAAAGTCATGGCGAACTTTGCCGGCGTGGTTATTTTTACCCTGCTGTTTTCTCTATTCGAAAGTAAATTTATTCTTCCCGCGCACCTTGCTTATATGGAAGAGCGTGAGGATAACGCCAAGAATGTGTTATTAAAGTATTGGCGAATGCTACAGGCATCTACGCAGAATTTTCTGGATAAATTCATCCATCGTATTTATCAACCGCTATTAACCGTTTGCCTAAAGCATAAATACGCAGTGTGTATTCTGTTCATTTCCATTGCCACTTTGGGTATGGGGTTAATGGTTAAAGGGAAAATCAAAACAGTATTTTTTCCCGACATTCCCGGGCAGATTATTGTGGTCAATCTGGAAATGGACAGTCGTGCGCCCTATCGGTTGATACTCGATCATGCTGAAAAACTGGAGAGTATGGCCGAAGAGGTAAACCAGTATTTTCAGTCGAATGCAGTACATAAGCCGATTAAGCATCTTCTTATGGTAGTAAACGGACCACAAAGTATTCAGGCATATGCTGAGCTAACCCCTTCTATTGAACGGAAAAAACTGAGCATTACCACTCTGGATGTATTGAATAATTGGAAGGAACGTGTCGGAGACCTGGAAGGCGCGACAGAGTTATCTTTTAGTGGTACCGAAGAGACGGCTGGCGGATTCGAACTTCGATTATTAACCAAGCACCCGGAAATACTGGATCAAGCCAGCAAAAAAATTGTGCAATCACTGGAAGAAATGAGCGGTATTAGCAGCATTCGAGACTCGTTAAAGGCAGGTCGACCGGAAGTTCGTTTGCAGCTTAAACCTGAAGCTAAACACCTGGGTTTTACTGAAGAAAGCCTGGCGATGCAAATTGGCTATCGATACGGGGGAGCAGAAGCCCAGCGTATACAGCGGGAAACCAATGAGATTCGAGTGATTGTAAAAAATGCGAAAGAAGCACGAAACACACTTGAAGATATTCTAAATGCAAAAGTCAAAAATGATCGACAGCAATGGATTCCCTTGAGCAGTGTTGCCAGCTTCGAATCTTACTATTCCACGGATCACGTCGGTCGCCACAATGGCAAACAAGTCAGTCGAATCCAGGCTTATGTTGATAAATCAATCGTGGCGCCCGTGGATATCAAGCAAAGCCTGGAGCAAACGGTAATTCCAGAGTTGAAGCAACTCTATCCAGACCTGGAAATAAAATTCGGTGGAGAGCTGGAACAAGAAGGTGAGCTCCAGTCGGGGTTGGTACGGGCGTTTGTTTTCACTTGCATTTTGATCTACGCACTGCTTGCTATTCCCCTGAAATCCTATTGGCAACCGATCATTATTGTTTCAGTTGTGCCATTTGGTTTTGTGGGGGCGGCAATTGGTCATTTAATTATGGGCTTGCCGTTTAGCCTGCTTTCTTTCTTTGGCATGTTGGCGCTTATGGGAATTGTGGTGAATGATTCGCTGGTGTTGATCACACGATTTAATCAGGAAAAAGCGGAAGGCCATGAGCTGCATGCGGCAATTATCAACACTGGTGTAGGGCGGTTTAAAGCCATTTTCCTGACTACGATCACAACCATTGCGGGTCTTATTCCATTGATGAGCGAAACCTCAGAGCAAGCGCAGTACCTAATACCCGCGGCAGTGTCTTTGGCATTTGGTGAATTATTTGCCACGGGTATAACGCTTATCCTGATTCCTCTACTCATTGCCATAAGTGAGGAGTTGGGTGCGGTTGTACTTGGTCAGTTCAATAAGAATCGTGGTATCACCTCCAACAATTAA